The genomic DNA GCTCCGATTCTTTCCAATCGTTGCCTGCAAACACCACTCCTTCGTGAGTCGGGGCATGGTGCTCAAACACGTAACGCAACACGGGATCAGTGCTGCGACCGATTTTTTCGTAGCGCTGTACAAAGGCATCCACATTCGGCCCGCCTTGAATATCTACTTCAGCCGCTTGCGATTGCTCATTCAGCAGACATAGGCCCCAACACTCGGCACCAAAGTACTTCCCCGCTTCTTGCATAAACAGCAGGCGGAGTTCTGCTTCATCACGGGCATCAGCGATCGCTTGGAAAAAGTTATGTGGAGATTTGCCCATTAATTAAGGTGTACCCACTTGAGGTCTATACAGTCTGGGTGGCTGACTTCTATCTTAAGAATAAGAAACAAAAACAGAAGACGTAGGAAATAAACCATGACAGTTGCACAAGTATCCGCTCCAGAGCTTTTTAGAGCCGCTTACGAAAACCGCTATACCTGGGACAAAAGCTTCCCTGGCTATACCGCTGATGTCACCTTGAAGCACGACGGTCAGGTGTTTACTGGCAAAGTGCAAGTCAGCGCTAGCTTTAAGCCCGAAGTCGAGGGGATCGAGAACGAAGACGCAAAGCAAGCGATTCACGGTCAACTATTTGAGATTGCCATTCACCGAGTTCGTCGCACCTTTGAAGAAACCCACGGCAAAAATAGCTTCTCTTTTGGTGATACCGATGAGACGGGTGCTGTGGAAATCTTGATGGGGGGCAAGGCAGAAGGCGATCGCTACAAGGTCCGGGATAACGAGGTGTGCTTGGTCCACCGTCACATTCACGGCGTTGTGGTCACCATCAACACGTTCAGCAGCCACGACACGGGTGAGGGCTACCTATCTCACCGCTATGACTCGGTTTACCACGACCCCCAAACAGGGGAGCAAAAAGGCGGCAAGAGCTTATTTGAAGATGAATACGAGAAGGTGGGCGACTTCTCCATCCTGAACCGTCGGGCGATTTCCACCGAAACCAATGGTCAAACTTCCACACAGGAGTTCCTGTTCTCGAATATTCAATTGTTAGAGCCAACGGCTGCTTAAATACCCAAGATTCCTCCAGGCTGAAGCCTGAGGCTACAGAAGCGAAGCCTGCCTTCGCAGGCTCAAAACATTTACAACCATTTACTGTAGGCCGCGCAGGTGGCCTTTGTTTTTATAGCCGCGACTTCAGTCGTTAGGCGTTCATGGAGTAACTAGGGCGATCGCTTTTCTCCAAACATTCAGGGAGGCGATCGCCTTTACAAGTTTTTGGCCTTGCGGAATTCTTCTACCACTTGCTTTACATCGCGGCGCTTGCCATCCACTTCGTAGTTGAGGCGACGCATTTCAGTTTCGGAGATTTTGCCTGCAAGCCCCTGAAAGATTGGACGCAGTTCGGGGTGTTTTTGTAAGGTTTCCTGGCGAACGATGGGAGCAGCTTCGTAGGGTGGGAAATATCGCTTATCGTCTTGTAGCACCACCAAACCCAAGGAATCTATGAGGCCATCTGTAGAGTTTCCGGCGACCAGATCAACTTGTTTGTCGGTGAGAGCGCGATACAACAAGCCTAGATCCATTACTTTAGGCTGTTTGGCAAACTTGAGATTGTAAGTTTTGGCTAAACCAGGAAAACCGTCGGCGCGTTCTAGAAATTCGTAGCCAAACCCAGCTTGCCACTGTGGAGTATATTTCGCGGCTTGAGATAGAGTGGTGAGATTGTTTTTACGAGCCTCATCACCTCGAATCACGATCGCGAAGGTATTGTTAAAGCCTAGTGGTTCCGTCCATTCCAACTGAAACTGCTGAGCATAAGCTTGCTGTACTTGCTGATAGACCGCTTGGGGATCGCTGATGGGAGCTTTTTTGAGAATTGCGGTGTAGGCTGTGCCTGTATATTCCGGATAAACGTCTAGCTCGCCTGCGACAATTCCTTGATGGCAGACGAAGGTGCCCCCCAGGTTCAAACGGCGATCGACTTCGAGATTGGTCTTAGCTTCAATTTCTTGAGCCAGCAACTCCCCTAAAATCACTTGCTCGGTAAAGTTTTTGGAGCCGACTACAATGCGCTGATTGCTAGAGTTACAGCCTGCGATCGCCAAACTCAAAACACTTGCAATTAAACCCAAGACCACTGTTCTTCTCATCGGGAACCCTTTAGCGTTAGCCGTTGCTCAATCCAGCCGAAACCAAAATCTGCCAATAGCGCCAGCACTGCCGCTGGGATTGCTCCTGCCAGAATGAGTTGATTATCTACTACTGCCACGCCCCGAAAGATAAAGACCCCCAATCCTCCTGCACCC from Trichocoleus desertorum ATA4-8-CV12 includes the following:
- a CDS encoding ABC transporter substrate-binding protein; this encodes MRRTVVLGLIASVLSLAIAGCNSSNQRIVVGSKNFTEQVILGELLAQEIEAKTNLEVDRRLNLGGTFVCHQGIVAGELDVYPEYTGTAYTAILKKAPISDPQAVYQQVQQAYAQQFQLEWTEPLGFNNTFAIVIRGDEARKNNLTTLSQAAKYTPQWQAGFGYEFLERADGFPGLAKTYNLKFAKQPKVMDLGLLYRALTDKQVDLVAGNSTDGLIDSLGLVVLQDDKRYFPPYEAAPIVRQETLQKHPELRPIFQGLAGKISETEMRRLNYEVDGKRRDVKQVVEEFRKAKNL
- a CDS encoding DUF3386 domain-containing protein translates to MTVAQVSAPELFRAAYENRYTWDKSFPGYTADVTLKHDGQVFTGKVQVSASFKPEVEGIENEDAKQAIHGQLFEIAIHRVRRTFEETHGKNSFSFGDTDETGAVEILMGGKAEGDRYKVRDNEVCLVHRHIHGVVVTINTFSSHDTGEGYLSHRYDSVYHDPQTGEQKGGKSLFEDEYEKVGDFSILNRRAISTETNGQTSTQEFLFSNIQLLEPTAA